In Pyrus communis chromosome 15, drPyrComm1.1, whole genome shotgun sequence, the genomic stretch AAATACGTCTTACTATAGGAAGATgggtatgtacatataaggcacatcacctcctCTCATCCgaacgatgtgggatcttataTTTTCCTCAATTTCTACTACCTTAAAACTTAACAGATTATTTCTTAAAAGTGGCACTGCGCAATAAGCCTAAAAATATTGTGAACTCAGGCCTACTAAGGCATTCAGGTATTTGATTTTTCAGTGGTGGATGGTAGGAATGTTCTCAATTTATATGGACAAGAAAAACCTGGAAAATGGTTTTCtaattttcacttgtaaattgtaatattGCTTCCTCTCAAACAAAACTACACACAAGGAAAAAAGATGAGAACCTGAATAATGAACATAAGCTGTTCAAACTCAAAGTTGGAGGAATCAATCACTCATATCACATTTATATATTGGCGAGCAGAGAAGAGAATTCAACTCGAAACTTCAGGTGCGTGTTTGATACAAGAAATTGGAGGCTTAAAAAGACACCTCCTCACCATCACTGTAATTTGGGAATGTGACACATTTGAAAACCTTGCACTTTGAACACAACACCTGACCAATCTGCACCCCCCAAAGAAAATATGGttcattagaaataaaaaaaaaaaaaaccgacaaCTCGAAGTTTTATAAAGAAACACTTCGAGAATTGAATTAGAGAAAAACACCTTCATCTATCCACATATCATCTTAATGATTCTTAGTTGTAAAaccctttcttctttttcaagttagttggattttttttctaGCCTATTGCGTTTGAAGTGTTCTTCTAaagtgtactttttttttttcaggggtatgtgaaaaaccctaaaaattaagCACCAAAAAGCAAATATTTTACTTAATCTCCATAAAAATCAAACATCTAACAACAAATTATTGGGTTTTGTGAGGAGGAGTTGAAAACTCACAGCTCTGCAAGATGGGCATCGCCGGTAGATTCGCCTGGTCTCGGATTTCACGTTCGTTTTCTGCCCTTTGCAGAAGTCGCAGAGCAGCCACCCTCTCCCGTTGCAATCCTCGCACAGAATTGCCACGTCAGCCTTGGAAAAAACTGGAACCGAATCAGTCGGAGTGTTCGAAAAGTCTGCAGTTGCAGGAAAACGACTTGCAGTTTAAGACTTTCACTGGCTTACctcttgttgttgttgctgttgttgttggATGATGGGTGAGCAATTAGCGGGCTTGAAGAAACGACTTGTCGTTGGCGGAGGGGACGGAGAAGTACGTAGAGAAGTGAGGTTCCAGGGGGCGAAGGACGTCATCGTCGCCGCCATTGGGATTGGATTGGTGGTGAGATTTTGTACATACAGGGGAAAGTTAAGTGGCGCGCTGCTATTCTTCCCGTTATCCGAATAGCAGAGGTGTAGTCTTACGTGTCTACCAAAATTACAAGATTGCCACTCCCCCAAtgcaaacaaaaatttaaattgttttgtaACATAATTGTAAACTGCTCTAATATACTAAAAAACATTTGGAACATAACAAGGAGATGGATACACTACGTTAGATACCACAATGCACTCACAACGGGTGGAACGATCGCGTGCCTAAGTGATTTCATTTCTTATAAGTGTCTTAGTGTATGCGAAAGTCGTACGCAAgaattttttctataaaaagaTAGATCGAAAGAAATATTTCTCCTTCATTATTTGTATATTAATAAGCTTCATATTTATCTTgtcaaaataaatttgaatattgtttttggTTTGAGAGTAGGGAGACCTTTGAGAGAAGGGATCCCTTATTTTACTATAAAAATGGGGACTAGTTGTGGAGCTCAAAATTCATCATTGCAAAGTATTAgtcaaatcggaaatatttgagaGAGTTTTAAGAAATTGACGAGCACTTTGGtctaagaaaaatattaatatttcatcgtgataattaaatagacaaatagtttcagattgaattgaaattttgcaacgatgatctatgaatcgagacttaccaaaataaacaattgagatcgttaaagttcgatatGAAGTAAATCCCACAATTAATcctcattttttaaataaaatgaagGCTCTTCTCTTAAAGGATCTGTTGAAAGTAGTAATTCAAATTGTTTGACAATACCAATTTGGGCCTTGCCAATACATTGGGCTAGCATTGGAGGCATCGATCTGGGCCTTCTCCGTTTGTTATGGGCGGGAAGTGTTCCTATTAGTGAAGAAAGATATTGGAAGAAGGTTGAAGAAGCACCCAGAAGAAACCACCCACCATAACCAAGACCAAATAAATAAACCCAAAACGAAGAAGCAGACGGTGCGAAACACGGGAAGCCGACGGCGAGAGAGAGattcaaattagggtttttgaatttGCAGAGATGAAGCGCAAAGACTTTGTAGAATtagacgacgacgacgacttCTCTCCTTTCTCAAAATCCAGGAGATTGGTACGCTCTCTCCGCTCCgaatttctctttgttttcGTTTCAGTTCCCAATCTCCCAGCAATTTAGGGTTTCTTTCCTCGCCTTTTGCAATTCTCAACAATTCGTTACTAAAATTTGTCGTTATGGTTATGGACTCTGTTACCCACTTTCTGTTTGAGAAATTGCTAAAGTTTTTTAATGTAATTTTCGATTTTTGTTGTGGAAATTTTGAAGGATGGTGGGTTGTTTGGAACGGTAAATGAAGACCAAAGTAGTGCAGCTCAGGTGTTTGAAGAAATGCCGACACCAGAAACCAGTGTTGTGATGCAAACAGATGATTTGCCAACGGAACCTTTGCCTTCTGGGGATGAGAAAGCTCTTGTGCTCTATAACCCCGCGAATACGCGGTTTTTCAAAGCACCTGATTCGCGGGATTTCTCTGTCATTGTGAATTCGGACTTGATTCCGGGTTTAAGAGGTAAGGCTCTTGGATCTATGTATTGTTATTACTGTTTAACAACTTTGATTTGGATATGTGGCAAATCATTGTCATCATATAATCTAATTTCAAGTTATTATTTCAACTTTGAATGGTTTTTGGGCTGCCCAGAAGCATTCGTCGTAGGACGAATGAATTGAAAAGTGATTAAATGTGCTTGTGATCTTTTTGTAATAGTATGTGTTTGTGATCTCTTCGCAATGTCTGTTCATATTATCAACAACCTTTTGATGGAGATGACTTGGTGGCAGCTATGTTTGTTTAATTCTGTTTTGATGTAATCGTAGATCGAAGTTCTCATATTTCGATTCagataaatttaaaaatggTGGCTTGTTTTCGGTTTAGAATGAATGACTACTTTTAGTATCTGTCTGACCTTTACATGAAACTGGTCTGTTAGTCGTGCCTTTTACTAACCGAATTGTTTCTGGCAGATCATATTTATTCGTGGGGATATTCAAAGTCACTGAAGCCGGTAGAGGATCGTGGGTCGGAAGAGGAAAACAAAGATGTTTCAAATGGGTGTATGGCTGTTGTTCCCTGGGTTGCACCCAACTTCCCACCATCTTCACGAGATGTGACACAGATTGCAAGTCAGTCGGAGCCCATGGAAGTTGAAATGATGGACACAGATGATAACAGATTCAATGGGGCGGAAGCGTCTGGGTTCAGTGGAACGATGATGGAAGGATCGAGTGGGGTACAAAACTGGCATCAGCAACAGCAGCTGCATTGGATGGAGCCACAACTCCTCCTGAACAATTATACTCCCGTCACTTGGTAACTAACAAGTTGTACATCGTAAGTCCCAGTTCTTACCAGACACCTAATCCCAGTCTAGTATTTTGTTCAAACTGAATGACATCTGCCACTTCTGGggaaattttataaatttaccATGGAAACTGAGTTCCATCCTTGCTTAGTTTTTGGTGATCCGCAGTTTAGAAATTTGTTTTGTTCCGTAACTttcaaattaattgaatttcaCATAAATCATATAGTATAGCTCAATTTTgttcaaggttctaaaaaacgctagacgCTAGTCGAGCGGCGGGCTAGCGCCTAGTCCCTAGGCGGattctaggcgggcgcctagacagatttaggtaaatttcttatatatcttgtaaataaatgcatattgacacttacaaaaaattaaacttgtatgaaattcatagataaaataataaaatgcaaaaaaaggTATCCAACGagtctaaaatttaaaaacatattaaacataTATGTTATAAAATCAAAGTGAGaagtattgtaggatgacacatgtacaataggaggaaaataaagaaatatagtaatgtagataggtttttttttttttttaatttcaaaaaaataaaaaaaactcttaGCCTCCTAGCCGGCCTAGAGCCGCCTCGCTCGCCTAGGCGGCAACCTAGAGCCTAACCAATTTGCAAGAAAACGTCTTGGATCATCACCGCCTAGCTTAGgccgttttttagaacattaattttgttcaatttcTACACAACTCACCTTGTTTATGCCCTCAATTCTCATAATAAATCCAAAGAATGAGTGCTGAAGGAAACAACAAGAGTGCGAAAATCGCTTCCTATGGAAAAACCCGAGATGTTGGAGAACTTAGAAAACAAGTTTAAGGAATGTACTGATGCCTACTAGACCAGCTTCAAAGATAGAAATCTCAGCAAATCTGAAGAGCAAAAGCAAATCGATATACGAGCAGTTAAACGCCTCCCAAGCTATCGTCATCGCAAGGGGGCTGCCTGAATTACCACTCGAATCCAATACCAAAatctttaaattaaaaaataaatgaaacaaattaaattcaagATAATATATGTATCAACCTCATCAGAAAAAAATCGCCAGAATGCAATAAAGACGTGGTGA encodes the following:
- the LOC137718556 gene encoding uncharacterized protein, producing MKRKDFVELDDDDDFSPFSKSRRLDGGLFGTVNEDQSSAAQVFEEMPTPETSVVMQTDDLPTEPLPSGDEKALVLYNPANTRFFKAPDSRDFSVIVNSDLIPGLRDHIYSWGYSKSLKPVEDRGSEEENKDVSNGCMAVVPWVAPNFPPSSRDVTQIASQSEPMEVEMMDTDDNRFNGAEASGFSGTMMEGSSGVQNWHQQQQLHWMEPQLLLNNYTPVTW